Proteins encoded within one genomic window of Kaistia algarum:
- a CDS encoding FAD-dependent monooxygenase encodes MAGGEKSSILVVGAGPVGLTLALALARHGVPVRIIEKLAQILPYCRAIGVTPRTLEVWSDLGVARDIIDAGLWLTGARIYNPDGSFRDLTRDYPDLPFSPLGIPQYSTESVLQQHLARLGVRVEREASLGSLAQQGDEVAVEIDTAQGRESATFRYVIGCDGAHSMVRKALDIAFEGDAMPAEFMLGDVHIDWDVPRGFAVRAVRPIENSVPDLLVAVPLPEPGRYRVSTVLPERLRAPRTGTDHGIQADRPGATLEDIQQIAARLLPGTPTLSDLRWSSIFRISMRLAARYGSGNVFIAGDACHIHPPTGGQGMNTGVQDAYNLAWKLALVVKGSASPALLDSYEAERRPVAADVVARTTEQSFNFGRDGRVPDRLEDTQVLVSYRSGPLARGEGPGNVAAGDRVPDASGFQRAGIGFPLRLHELLGDARFVLLAAIGASDLPRIEACSADLARRWPGLVRVIAILAGNETAPEPAGVELIRDPDGAFGKAFGTQEPGAWLVRPDLHIGLAANGVSLSGIEAYIETNVRIA; translated from the coding sequence ATGGCAGGCGGCGAGAAATCTTCGATCCTGGTGGTCGGCGCGGGCCCGGTCGGGCTGACGCTGGCGCTCGCATTGGCGCGCCACGGCGTACCGGTGCGCATCATCGAAAAACTGGCTCAGATCCTGCCTTACTGCCGGGCCATCGGCGTTACGCCGCGGACGCTGGAAGTCTGGAGCGATCTGGGTGTCGCGCGCGATATCATCGATGCCGGCCTGTGGCTCACCGGTGCCCGGATCTATAATCCGGACGGCTCGTTCCGCGATCTGACGCGCGACTATCCCGATCTGCCATTTTCGCCGCTCGGTATCCCCCAATACAGTACGGAGTCGGTCCTGCAGCAGCATTTGGCGCGCCTCGGCGTGCGGGTGGAGCGCGAAGCCTCGCTCGGATCGCTGGCGCAGCAGGGCGACGAGGTCGCCGTCGAGATCGACACAGCCCAGGGCCGCGAGAGTGCGACCTTCCGCTACGTCATCGGTTGCGACGGCGCCCACAGCATGGTGCGCAAGGCGCTCGACATAGCTTTCGAGGGCGATGCGATGCCCGCGGAATTCATGCTGGGCGACGTCCATATCGACTGGGACGTTCCGCGCGGTTTCGCCGTGCGCGCCGTCCGACCGATCGAGAATTCAGTGCCGGACCTGCTGGTCGCCGTGCCGTTGCCAGAGCCGGGCCGCTACCGCGTGTCGACCGTGCTGCCGGAGCGGCTGCGCGCGCCCAGGACGGGAACCGACCATGGGATTCAGGCCGACAGGCCCGGCGCCACGCTCGAGGATATCCAGCAAATCGCGGCGCGGCTGTTGCCCGGAACGCCCACGCTGTCGGACCTGCGCTGGTCGTCGATCTTCCGCATCAGCATGCGCCTCGCGGCACGCTATGGTTCCGGCAATGTCTTCATTGCCGGCGATGCCTGCCATATCCACCCGCCGACCGGCGGCCAAGGCATGAATACAGGCGTCCAGGATGCCTACAACCTCGCCTGGAAACTCGCGCTGGTCGTGAAGGGATCGGCGTCGCCGGCCCTGCTCGACAGCTATGAGGCGGAGCGCCGTCCGGTCGCCGCCGATGTGGTGGCGCGTACCACCGAGCAGAGCTTCAATTTTGGACGCGACGGCCGGGTGCCGGACCGATTGGAGGACACCCAGGTTCTGGTGTCCTATCGCTCTGGTCCGCTGGCTCGCGGCGAGGGACCGGGCAATGTCGCGGCGGGGGATCGCGTTCCCGATGCGAGCGGATTTCAGCGCGCCGGTATCGGTTTCCCCTTGCGCCTCCATGAACTGCTGGGCGACGCCCGGTTCGTCCTGCTGGCCGCCATCGGGGCGTCGGATCTGCCACGCATTGAGGCCTGTTCAGCAGACCTCGCCCGGCGCTGGCCGGGCCTGGTGCGGGTCATCGCCATTCTCGCCGGTAACGAAACAGCGCCGGAGCCGGCCGGCGTGGAACTGATCCGCGATCCCGATGGCGCCTTCGGAAAAGCCTTCGGAACGCAAGAGCCGGGTGCGTGGCTGGTTCGACCCGATCTCCATATCGGGCTCGCGGCAAATGGCGTGAGCTTGAGTGGGATCGAGGCCTATATCGAAACCAATGTGCGGATCGCCTAG